One Polaribacter sp. SA4-12 genomic window carries:
- a CDS encoding TonB-dependent receptor plug domain-containing protein encodes MTRNKFLIIALLALSMASFSQEKKEVQELDTVLIKSSRIDLPFKANSRTINVITSKVIKNSAATNVADLLQQVAGVDIRRRGTAGSQADLYIRGGGFDQTLLLIDGIKMDDSQTGHHTLNAALPIELIERIEVIKGPAARVFGQNAFTGAINIVTKKKLANTVSANIEVGSFGQINRSITVGKEYENTSIIAHVGVLQSNGYRHNSDFENKNYVLKGTFNKKKQPIEVLATFFDKKFGANGFYASATATEQYEETQSSLLGASTTFKTEKFKITPRVYWKRGQDDYVYIRDNPSVYRNLHITNKVGVETNASYTSDLGITGFGVDISRVFISSNNLGNRNRTMANLFLEHRFKFADGQIDVTPGVAVTYFSDFKFHAFPGLDIGFKLSDNLKAYGNLGATYRIPTYTDLYYNDRSTIGNPNLKPEEAFAQEIGLKYNSERFTASVAIFNRDADNLIDFIRPDVTSKYEATNIAKVNTQGFEFNADYRFKLNDFNQTLSFGYNFLNDDILDQNKDLSRYSLNTLKHQFITRFTSKLFKNVRQNIIYKHAERTVGTSYNVWDASVIVDFNKFSFTATANNIFDADYIESGFVPMPPSNVLFGLRYSF; translated from the coding sequence ATGACACGAAATAAATTTTTAATTATTGCTCTTTTAGCATTGTCTATGGCTTCTTTTTCTCAGGAAAAAAAGGAGGTTCAAGAATTAGATACAGTTTTAATAAAATCTTCTAGAATAGATTTACCTTTTAAAGCGAACTCTAGAACGATTAATGTTATTACATCTAAAGTTATAAAAAATAGTGCAGCTACAAATGTTGCCGATTTATTACAACAAGTTGCAGGTGTAGATATTAGAAGAAGAGGAACTGCAGGTAGTCAAGCAGATTTATATATTAGAGGTGGTGGTTTTGATCAAACGTTACTTTTAATTGATGGTATTAAAATGGATGATTCTCAAACAGGACATCACACATTAAATGCTGCTTTACCTATTGAGCTTATTGAAAGAATAGAAGTTATTAAAGGTCCAGCTGCTAGAGTCTTCGGTCAGAATGCATTTACTGGAGCAATAAATATTGTAACTAAAAAGAAATTAGCAAACACCGTTTCTGCAAATATTGAAGTTGGTTCTTTTGGTCAAATTAATCGCTCTATTACTGTTGGAAAAGAATATGAAAATACTTCTATTATAGCACACGTAGGTGTTTTACAGTCGAATGGTTATAGACATAATTCAGATTTTGAAAATAAAAATTATGTATTAAAAGGAACTTTCAATAAGAAAAAACAACCTATAGAAGTATTAGCTACTTTTTTCGATAAAAAATTCGGAGCAAATGGATTCTATGCAAGTGCAACTGCTACAGAACAATATGAAGAAACGCAGAGTAGTTTATTAGGTGCTTCTACTACTTTTAAAACAGAAAAGTTTAAAATTACGCCAAGAGTTTATTGGAAAAGAGGGCAAGACGACTATGTTTATATTAGAGATAACCCAAGTGTTTATAGAAACTTACATATTACAAATAAAGTAGGTGTAGAAACAAACGCGTCTTACACATCAGATTTAGGTATTACTGGTTTTGGTGTAGATATTTCTAGAGTTTTTATCAGTAGTAATAATTTAGGAAACAGAAATAGAACGATGGCAAATTTGTTTTTAGAACACCGTTTTAAATTTGCAGATGGTCAAATAGATGTTACTCCAGGAGTTGCTGTTACTTATTTTTCTGATTTTAAATTCCATGCTTTTCCAGGGTTGGATATTGGTTTTAAATTGTCTGATAATTTAAAAGCGTATGGTAACTTAGGTGCTACTTACAGAATACCTACATATACAGATTTGTATTATAATGATAGAAGTACAATTGGTAATCCGAACTTAAAACCAGAAGAAGCGTTTGCTCAAGAAATTGGATTAAAATATAATTCAGAAAGATTTACAGCTTCTGTAGCAATTTTTAATAGAGATGCAGATAATTTAATCGATTTTATTAGACCAGATGTAACATCAAAGTATGAAGCAACAAATATTGCAAAAGTAAATACACAAGGTTTTGAGTTTAATGCAGATTATCGTTTTAAATTAAATGACTTTAACCAGACTTTATCTTTTGGATATAATTTTTTAAATGATGATATTTTAGATCAGAATAAAGATTTATCTCGTTATTCTTTAAACACATTAAAACATCAGTTTATAACACGTTTTACAAGTAAATTGTTTAAAAATGTAAGACAAAATATTATTTATAAACATGCAGAAAGAACTGTCGGTACAAGTTATAATGTTTGGGATGCTTCTGTAATTGTAGATTTTAATAAATTTAGCTTTACAGCTACTGCTAATAATATTTTTGATGCAGACTATATAGAATCTGGTTTTGTACCAATGCCACCAAGTAATGTTTTATTTGGATTGCGTTATAGTTTCTAA